ATTTCCCCTGGAGAATTCTCCTTTCGGATTTCCCGCGCCGCCCACCGTGAACTccgcgccccccccacccccgccgccaccCCGACTCCGCCCcgcccggggaggggggcggggcggggcgggggccgctGCCCGGGGCTGGCCGGAGAGGCCCGGCGCAGGCGTGCGGCTCCGGCCGCGGCTGCAGAGGCGGGGGCAGGCGCCCTTCCCGCGTCGTCCCGGCCTAGCTGGAGGCGGGCGCGGGCAGGGCGCCTCCAGTGGCCTTTGTCGCGGGCCCGGAGCGCAGGCTTGACTGACgtttggcgggggcgggggccgcggcCGGGGGCGGGCGGCCCCGCGCGCAGCCCGCGAGTGTGctggggggggagcggggagggggagcGCAGCCGCTCATTGGCTGGCGCGAGCGTGGGAAAGAATGCGGAGCCGAGTTCACACGCCCTGCGGCCGCGCCGCCTTAAGTAGCCCGGCGGCCGGCGACGCTCCGCGCGGGCCCGGAGGCGCGGGGGCGCACCATGCCCGCGGAGACCTCGGGGAAGCCGAGAGCCTCGCCGCCGGCCGGAGCGCCGGCTAAGCCCCGGAGCGCGGCGGAACACCGAAAGGTGGGGACCTGCcgggcgcggggtggggggcgtggggtGGGGCGGACGCACGCGGGACTCAGCCACAGCCCGGCCCGCAGTCCTCCAAGCCGGTCATGGAGAAGCGGCGCCGAGCGCGCATCAACGAAAGCCTCGCGCAGCTCAAGACCCTCGTCCTGGATGCCTTCAGGAAGGATGTGAGTCGGGGTCGGGAGGTGGGATcgaggggcggagggggggcggGTGCCGGGAGCCTCGGCGCGCCGCCGTGTTGCCAGCCGCCCACACCGTCCCTGTCCCCAGAGCGCCCGCCATTCGAAGCTGGAGAAAGCGGACATCCTGGAGATGACCGTGAGGCACTTGCAGAGCCTGCGACGCGTACAGGTGACAGGTGAGGCGCGGGTGGGGCGCGGGAGGGGGAGGTGACGGGAGGCGCTCAGGGCCACCGCGGCGGGAACCGACCGCCTGTCCCCTGCCGCCCCCGCAGCTGCGCTCGGCGCTGACCCCGCCATCCTGGGCAAGTACCGCGCCGGCTTCAACGAGTGTCTGGCGGAGGTGAATCGCTTCTTGGCCGGCTGCGAGGGCGTCCCGGCTGACGTGCGTTCTCGCCTGCTGGGCCACCTGGCGGCCTGCCTGCGCCAGCTGGGGCCCTCGCGCCGCCCGGTCCCCCCGGCCCAGGTCTACGGCTGCCCGCCGCTCGCGGCCTTTGACGGTCCCTTCTTCCCCCTGCCGCGCCCCGGGTCGGTCTTGGCGCTGCGGCTCCCGCCAGGCCTGACCGGGGCGCCCCTCGCCGCCCCCAGGGCTGGCCTGCAGGGCCGGGGCGCGCCCTGGAGGCCGTGGCTGCGGTGAGGACTTTGGCGGAAGCTGCACCCCGTTCTAAGGCCGCGGCCTTTGCCGGGAGTGGACCAGAGAGTATTTGTTTCCAGGGCCCACGTTGAgagagtttttatcttttttttgtccTTGTGAAGAGTCTAGTCTGACGTCTCTTTCAGCGcttagctgggggtgggggcggtctGCTGGTTACTTTGCGCTGGACTTCCGGGGCGGGACTTCGGGTGGCTCTTCCCCACAGTCGTCTGCACCCTCGGGTCggcccttcccttcttcccttcccttcttcccttcccttcccgccccccccccccccccccccccccggcccagcCTGGCTGGTGCGCCTGCGACGGTTCAGAGGCCAGCGaccctcctggggggggggggggggcggtgagaggCCCCTCAGGAGGCTCAGGCGGCAAGGTGACAGTCACCACGTTTTCCAGAATGTATCCCAGCGTGGGAAAGCAGTTGTGCAGCGTCATTGGGcaagatgtttgtttgtttgtttgtttttgtttttttaaggtactTTACCCCACTCCCACTTCTGTGGACCTTGGAAGGTGGAGACATAGTCACACACTTGTCTTGGGCAGCTGAGCTGTGGCCAGAGCCAAAAGCTTGCCCTGAAGCTTCAGCATTGGCCTGGTCCACTTCCTACTTTGTTCTCTTGGTTCCTTCAACACAAAGCTCCCAGGACTGAGTCAGCCCCAAGGCAGCATCTGCCCAGGAGAGGGTGTCTGAGTCCTGGGGACAAGGAACTGGGGCAAGACTGGCAAAGAACACTTAGTGCCAgcggtgggagggggaggggtactCCCCCACCAGAGTGCAGTCTTGACGTGTGCCCTGGGAGGGGAGGTCTCTGCTAGTGGGAGAAGACTGGAGGGTGGTCCTGCCCATGCCTTTTtcctgagtacctactgtgtcaGCCACACAGTGCCAGGCAGTGATACTAGGCAGCATTGGACATCAGCCCTGGAGTTACTGTCCTGCGGTCCCAGGTCTTCCTGAGCTGCTGCAGGGGGCTGTGCTCCAGGTGCAACGAGGGGGTGTTCTGAGCCACATAAGCTGAGACTGGAGTGTCTCACCCTGAGCCCATCTGAGGCTGAGCCAAGATTCATTTCCCAACTGCAGCCGAGTTCATCAGATGGTTGCCTGCCTCCTGCTTGGCCAGGGCTCTTCAGGGAGAAAGGGTGGGTCACTGACAGAGGTTAGTCTGCTGCTCCTCCAGTGGCCTCCGTGGCCGTGTCGTAGGCGGGAATCACCTGGTTCTCCTACACTCAGCCATGCTCACCTGTCAGGGACTTCCAAGTCCCCACCAAGCCTGTCATCCCTGCCCTCTGGCTGCTTTGCCCATCTCCCTGAGAGTCAAGGACCTGGGTCAGTGGTGCTAGATGGTGGCAGCCACGTGGGCCTTGGAGATACACACATTCAATGATTCTGGCCCTGGGGGAACCTCAAAGTAGTCCCTCTGTCTCGGAGCTGCAGCTCTGGCAGGGCTGTGGGGAAAGAACAGTTGAACAAGGCCTGGGAAGCCCTCTTTGGCAAGAGACCTGCCCAGGGTCTATTGCTGGAGCAGGGAGCTCAGCTTGGTTGGGGGAGAGCAGTTGCTCAGGGAGGGCCTCAGTGcagaagaggggtggggtggggatgtgaagcctggtgggggggagggctggagggtgggtAGAGTTTGTACAAAGCAGGGGCCCACACACCCTGCAGGAAAGAGAGGGTCCTCCCTACCTGTGTGGCCAAATGAAAAAGAGCCACCTGGGGAAATCACCTGGAACTTGGGGCTGtcatgctctccctcctcccataaAAGGGCAGTGATAACTCTAGACCAGATCCCTGGTGTCCCATTTCCTGCCTGCCTTACTCcctgtccttcccacccccacctgcacccccatgCTACCTTTACTTCCTGTTTCTGGTAATGTCTTAACGCTGTTGCCAAAGGGAGATTTGCAGTGAGGACCCTCCAAGGGTCTCTCAGGCTCTGTCGGGGACCACACACAGTTCCTCAGCCACACAGGCCCCTTCTGATCTCTGTGTCTTTGAACTCAGCCTCCTGGCTGGAATTCTCTCCCCACTTTCCCACCGGTCTCCGTGGGCTCCAGAGGCCAGGGCCATGTCTGTGTCAACCACCTTTGTCCTCACAGCTGCTTGCAATGGCTCAATTCATACTGACTTGATTCATTTGGATGGAGTCAGGAGGTTTGAGaagagtgtcttttgttatttttgaggtATAGGTGAtgtacaatgttacattaatttcaggggtacaacatagtggttcaacaattccatacagtGCTCGCTGTGATTGGAGTAGCCACCGTCTGTCAGggtacaaagttattacagtattattgagcatattccctgtgctgtacttttcatcgtgacttatttattttattttatttaaaaaatttttttaatttatgaagtttatttattttgggagagagagagagcaggggaggcgcagagagagagggagagaatccccgcaggctctgcattgccagcgcagagcccgatgcagggctcgaacccacgaaacaacgagatcatgacctaagccgaaaccaagagtcagacgcttaactgactgagccacccagctgccccaatttaaaaaaaatttttaaatgtgtattttacttattttgagagggagtgtgagcaggggaggggcaaacatggagggaaagagagaatcccaaagcaggctccttatgcttggtgcagagcccgatgtgggactcaaactcacgaactgcaggatcatgatctgaactgacaagagtcagacacttaaccgaccgagccacccaggcaccccggggacttatttattatataactggaaatttgtacctcttaatccccattGCCTGTTTCACAtagccccccacccaccttccctctgacaaccaccagtttgtttctctgtatttgaatctgtttttttaaagattttattttttaagcaatctctacaccatatatggggcttgaactcacaaccccgagatcaagagtagcgTGCTCCGAttaagtcagccaggtgccccaagagtctattttttgatcatttgtcttgttttttagattccacctgcAAGTGAAAGcacatggtatttatctttttctgtctgactcatttcacttagcacaatactttCTGGGTctatctgtgttgtcacaaatggcaagatctcattcttttttatagctgagagGGGTGTCATTCTTGCTTAGATTCGGGAGGTCTGAGCAAGCACAGCTCAGGCTGAAgctggccccctccccagcctgcccctTCTCAGCAGCTGAGGGCACCTGGTTTTCAGGAACAGCATCCTTGCCTCCAGCTGTGGAGAGcatcccacccctccccacgcCCAGCCTGGACACCAGCCCAGTCCAGCAGACCCCCTCCAGCAGTTTCTACAAGGCCTCAGTGGGAGGAGTTATGGCCCCAGGTTTGCAGTAATCCCTCCCTCATCAGGGGTTCTCCTTCCCACACTCCCCACTCTTCCACCCGTTTCtgccccctccacacccccccccacccccccagcccccagatgGGCTCTTGGTTATTCCTTTGACTCCAGCCTCCTACCCACCCAGCCAGCTATTTCTGTCTCAGCGTTTGTCTTGCAGACACTTAGGAAGCACTGTCTCCTGGCCAGGCTGTGTggtaggagtgggggaggggtacggACCTCCTCCTCCTGGGTCGGTTCCCTTCCATAAGCAGGCAGAGTCTCATTCAGTATCTGCGTTTCCTTCCAGCCCAGTTCCTGGCAAGGATCAAGGGTCAATAAATGTGTGCTGAATCCATATGCACAGTCAGCAGAATTGCCTGCCTCTGTGGGTGTGGGAGCCCTGTTTATCCGGGTCCCTTCTGCCTGTGGGACCAATCGATGACAGCAAATCCTAGGTTTTTGGAATTTGGAGAATCAGTCCCTATGGTGACAGAAGAATAGGTCCACGAAACTGCAGTCAGTTGGAAattcagagcaggggaggggctgggctgttTGGAGCCCTGATTTGTGAGAGGTGAGGCCTTAGCTCTGGCGCCAAAGCTGCAGTGGCCGCGCTGATTGTCTCCAGGCCCCGGCAGCCGCCTCCCATCACCTGGCAAGCTCTGCCTCACTCTGACTCCAGGACCTGCTCCTTTCCAGAGGAGAAAGCTGAGCTGAAAGTTCCCACAGCTGTGTCTGGAGTCTCTGCTCCCCAGACTGTATCCACCCTGGGATGTACCGTGGTCAAGGAAAAAGGCCTTGGAGTCGACCACTTCCTGAAAGGCCACCAGTGGTCCCCTCCTGGTTTGCAGCCTTGTGAATGTGACCAATAAGGTCCTGCAGAAGTGACGGGATGTCTCTTTAAGGTTAGGCTGCAGGTACATCTTGTTCCGTGTGTGCCATATTCACTCTGGGGGAGGCCAGCTGTCCTATACTGTGGAGAGGCCAACACAGTGTGGACCCGAGTGAGAGTGAGTTTAGAAGTAGGTTCTCCAGCCCCTCGAGGCTTCCCGTGAGATCCCAGCCACTTTCGACATCTTGACAACAACTTAATGAGAgatcctgagccagaaccacccagctgagcaGCTCCTGGACTCCTGtctctcagaaactgtgagacgTGTCGTTTTAAGCTATTATACTTTAATTTGTTATGTGGCAGTAAGTAACAATAAGttgtacataaaataaataatagcaataaacagCTAACGTA
The sequence above is drawn from the Neofelis nebulosa isolate mNeoNeb1 chromosome 2, mNeoNeb1.pri, whole genome shotgun sequence genome and encodes:
- the HES4 gene encoding transcription factor HES-4 isoform X1, producing the protein MPAETSGKPRASPPAGAPAKPRSAAEHRKSSKPVMEKRRRARINESLAQLKTLVLDAFRKDSARHSKLEKADILEMTVRHLQSLRRVQVTAALGADPAILGKYRAGFNECLAEVNRFLAGCEGVPADVRSRLLGHLAACLRQLGPSRRPVPPAQVYGCPPLAAFDGPFFPLPRPGSVLALRLPPGLTGAPLAAPRAGLQGRGAPWRPWLR
- the HES4 gene encoding transcription factor HES-4 isoform X2, translating into MEKRRRARINESLAQLKTLVLDAFRKDSARHSKLEKADILEMTVRHLQSLRRVQVTAALGADPAILGKYRAGFNECLAEVNRFLAGCEGVPADVRSRLLGHLAACLRQLGPSRRPVPPAQVYGCPPLAAFDGPFFPLPRPGSVLALRLPPGLTGAPLAAPRAGLQGRGAPWRPWLR